The Megalobrama amblycephala isolate DHTTF-2021 linkage group LG13, ASM1881202v1, whole genome shotgun sequence genome contains a region encoding:
- the LOC125244116 gene encoding lens epithelial cell protein LEP503, giving the protein MHPQRPLPQAMPSSLGQNLRDAAMRMGHGKGILGGNVAYGVIQSLKECLYFLLCCWCIKEILD; this is encoded by the coding sequence ATGCACCCACAGCGCCCGCTGCCCCAGGCCATGCCCTCCTCACTGGGCCAAAACCTGAGAGATGCAGCTATGAGGATGGGCCATGGCAAGGGCATACTGGGAGGAAATGTGGCGTATGGAGTTATCCAGTCTCTTAAAGAGTGCCTCTACTTCCTGCTCTGCTGCTGGTGCATCAAAGAGATCCTGGACTGA
- the shc1 gene encoding SHC-transforming protein 1 isoform X1, translating to MELVPKTKYTPFRSDSFSSTDETASNPSLPSSAPLTPLTPPGIPPSLSSSSLTPILPPSSPRQAENSPTTLCSFFPKMGALRLGVSSTLLPGLKASSRPASMPGGQGGLGESPEDTRSSATSTSLPPPLPLLSLTAPSPPPRPPQDMNRLGGASRRARVEGGQLGGDEWTRHGSFVNKPTRGWLHSDNVVSTSGVSYTVRYMGCVEVLQSMRALDFNTRTQVTREAISVVCEAVPGAKGAQRRRKPSSRCLSSILGKSNLQFAGMTISLTVSTSSLNLLAADCKQIIANHHMQSISFASGGDPDTAEYVAYVAKDPVNQRACHILECSEGLAQEVISTIGQAFELRFKQYLKNPPKLVTPHDRMAPFDGSAWEEEEEDLAPPPDVPYYNNFPGKQPPPGGLVDMRTRPGHSTGATLPYGQPSQNDIHKQPLPPLPVGVKEGGLFDDPSYVNVDKPRTPAAAAAAANGNAHRDAFDMKPFDAALGVSGAVAPPMAEQLQNEPWFHGPLSRRQAERLLTKDGDFLVRESGTTPGQYVLTGQQGGQPKHLLLVDPEGVVRTKDHRFESVSHLISYHMDNRLPIISAGSEVCLQQPVDRRA from the exons ATGGAGCTCGTCCCCAAAACCAAATACACACCCTTTAGGAGCGACTCCTTCAGCTCAACAGACGAGACGGCGTCCAATCCTTCCCTCCCTTCTTCTGCTCCTCTCACTCCTCTCACCCCTCCTGGCATCCCTCCTTCTCTCTCCTCATCCTCCCTCACCCCCATCCTCCCTCCTTCGTCTCCACGGCAGGCTGAGAACAGCCCCACCACCCTCTGCTCCTTCTTCCCCAAGATGGGAGCCCTGCGGCTGGGCGTGTCTTCCACTCTGCTCCCAGGCCTGAAGGCCTCCAGCAGGCCGGCGAGCATGCCAGGCGGTCAGGGAGGTTTGGGAGAGTCTCCGGAAGACACTAGGAGCTCCGCCACCAGCacttctcttcctcctcctcttcctcttctttctCTAACAGCCCCATCTCCTCCTCCTCGTCCCCCACAGGATATGAACCGGCTGGGCGGGGCCTCGCGGAGGGCCCGCGTGGAAGGGGGCCAGCTCGGCGGAGATGAGTGGACACGGCACGGCTCCTTCGTCAACAAGCCCACCCGAGGTTGGCTGCACTCGGACAATGTGGTCAGCACCAGTGGGGTCTCTTACACTGTCAGG TATATGGGCTGTGTGGAGGTGCTGCAGTCAATGAGAGCACTGGACTTCAACACGAGAACTCAGGTTACCAG GGAGGCAATATCAGTGGTGTGTGAGGCAGTACCAGGTGCCAAAGGAGCTCAACGAAGGAGAAAG CCCTCCTCTCGTTGTCTCTCCTCCATCTTAGGGAAGAGTAATCTCCAGTTTGCTGGAATGACAATCAGCCTCACCGTGTCGACCAGCAGTCTGAACCTACTGGCAGCTGACTGCAAACAG ATTATCGCCAACCATCACATGCAGTCCATCTCTTTTGCATCAGGAGGAGATCCA GACACAGCAGAGTATGTCGCCTATGTCGCCAAAGACCCCGTCAATCAAAGAG CGTGTCATATCCTGGAATGCTCAGAGGGCTTGGCTCAGGAGGTCATCAGCACCATCGGTCAGGCTTTTGAACTGCGCTTTAAACAGTACCTGAAGAATCCCCCCAAACTGGTTACCCCTCATGATCG GATGGCTCCTTTCGATGGGTCAGCCtgggaggaagaggaagaggaccTGGCTCCACCCCCTGACGTTCCGTATTACAATAACTTCCCGGGTAAACAGCCTCCCCCTGGAGGCTTGGTTGACATGAGAACCCGTCCTGGACACAGTACAGGAGCCACGCTG CCCTATGGACAGCCCAGCCAGAACGATATTCACAAGCAGCCTCTACCTCCTCTACCAG TGGGTGTTAAGGAGGGAGGCTTGTTTGATGACCCCTCATACGTCAATGTGGATAAACCCCGCACCCCAGCGGCGGCCGCTGCAGCAGCCAATGGAAATGCTCACAGAGATGCGTTTGACATGA AGCCATTTGATGCTGCTTTAGGTGTGTCGGGAGCAGTGGCGCCCCCTATGGCAGAGCAGCTACAGAACGAGCCCTGGTTCCATGGACCTCTAAGCCGCAGACAGGCCGAAAGACTCCTGACCAAGGATGGAGACTTCCTGGTGCGGGAGTCAGGCACCACACCAGGCCAGTACGTCCTCACTGGACAGCAGGGCGGCCAACCCAAACATCTGCTTCTGGTGGATCCAGAGGGAGTG GTACGCACCAAAGACCACCGTTTCGAGAGTGTCAGTCACTTGATTAGCTATCACATGGACAACCGGCTGCCAATCATCTCGGCAGGAAGCGAGGTGTGTCTGCAGCAGCCAGTTGATCGCCGAGCTTGA
- the shc1 gene encoding SHC-transforming protein 1 isoform X3, whose amino-acid sequence MEYVDMNRLGGASRRARVEGGQLGGDEWTRHGSFVNKPTRGWLHSDNVVSTSGVSYTVRYMGCVEVLQSMRALDFNTRTQVTREAISVVCEAVPGAKGAQRRRKPSSRCLSSILGKSNLQFAGMTISLTVSTSSLNLLAADCKQIIANHHMQSISFASGGDPDTAEYVAYVAKDPVNQRACHILECSEGLAQEVISTIGQAFELRFKQYLKNPPKLVTPHDRMAPFDGSAWEEEEEDLAPPPDVPYYNNFPGKQPPPGGLVDMRTRPGHSTGATLPYGQPSQNDIHKQPLPPLPVGVKEGGLFDDPSYVNVDKPRTPAAAAAAANGNAHRDAFDMNLCLLEPFDAALGVSGAVAPPMAEQLQNEPWFHGPLSRRQAERLLTKDGDFLVRESGTTPGQYVLTGQQGGQPKHLLLVDPEGVVRTKDHRFESVSHLISYHMDNRLPIISAGSEVCLQQPVDRRA is encoded by the exons GATATGAACCGGCTGGGCGGGGCCTCGCGGAGGGCCCGCGTGGAAGGGGGCCAGCTCGGCGGAGATGAGTGGACACGGCACGGCTCCTTCGTCAACAAGCCCACCCGAGGTTGGCTGCACTCGGACAATGTGGTCAGCACCAGTGGGGTCTCTTACACTGTCAGG TATATGGGCTGTGTGGAGGTGCTGCAGTCAATGAGAGCACTGGACTTCAACACGAGAACTCAGGTTACCAG GGAGGCAATATCAGTGGTGTGTGAGGCAGTACCAGGTGCCAAAGGAGCTCAACGAAGGAGAAAG CCCTCCTCTCGTTGTCTCTCCTCCATCTTAGGGAAGAGTAATCTCCAGTTTGCTGGAATGACAATCAGCCTCACCGTGTCGACCAGCAGTCTGAACCTACTGGCAGCTGACTGCAAACAG ATTATCGCCAACCATCACATGCAGTCCATCTCTTTTGCATCAGGAGGAGATCCA GACACAGCAGAGTATGTCGCCTATGTCGCCAAAGACCCCGTCAATCAAAGAG CGTGTCATATCCTGGAATGCTCAGAGGGCTTGGCTCAGGAGGTCATCAGCACCATCGGTCAGGCTTTTGAACTGCGCTTTAAACAGTACCTGAAGAATCCCCCCAAACTGGTTACCCCTCATGATCG GATGGCTCCTTTCGATGGGTCAGCCtgggaggaagaggaagaggaccTGGCTCCACCCCCTGACGTTCCGTATTACAATAACTTCCCGGGTAAACAGCCTCCCCCTGGAGGCTTGGTTGACATGAGAACCCGTCCTGGACACAGTACAGGAGCCACGCTG CCCTATGGACAGCCCAGCCAGAACGATATTCACAAGCAGCCTCTACCTCCTCTACCAG TGGGTGTTAAGGAGGGAGGCTTGTTTGATGACCCCTCATACGTCAATGTGGATAAACCCCGCACCCCAGCGGCGGCCGCTGCAGCAGCCAATGGAAATGCTCACAGAGATGCGTTTGACATGA ATCTCTGTCTTTTAGAGCCATTTGATGCTGCTTTAGGTGTGTCGGGAGCAGTGGCGCCCCCTATGGCAGAGCAGCTACAGAACGAGCCCTGGTTCCATGGACCTCTAAGCCGCAGACAGGCCGAAAGACTCCTGACCAAGGATGGAGACTTCCTGGTGCGGGAGTCAGGCACCACACCAGGCCAGTACGTCCTCACTGGACAGCAGGGCGGCCAACCCAAACATCTGCTTCTGGTGGATCCAGAGGGAGTG GTACGCACCAAAGACCACCGTTTCGAGAGTGTCAGTCACTTGATTAGCTATCACATGGACAACCGGCTGCCAATCATCTCGGCAGGAAGCGAGGTGTGTCTGCAGCAGCCAGTTGATCGCCGAGCTTGA
- the shc1 gene encoding SHC-transforming protein 1 isoform X2 has protein sequence MTKTAFHMLCNKIFLLDMNRLGGASRRARVEGGQLGGDEWTRHGSFVNKPTRGWLHSDNVVSTSGVSYTVRYMGCVEVLQSMRALDFNTRTQVTREAISVVCEAVPGAKGAQRRRKPSSRCLSSILGKSNLQFAGMTISLTVSTSSLNLLAADCKQIIANHHMQSISFASGGDPDTAEYVAYVAKDPVNQRACHILECSEGLAQEVISTIGQAFELRFKQYLKNPPKLVTPHDRMAPFDGSAWEEEEEDLAPPPDVPYYNNFPGKQPPPGGLVDMRTRPGHSTGATLPYGQPSQNDIHKQPLPPLPVGVKEGGLFDDPSYVNVDKPRTPAAAAAAANGNAHRDAFDMNLCLLEPFDAALGVSGAVAPPMAEQLQNEPWFHGPLSRRQAERLLTKDGDFLVRESGTTPGQYVLTGQQGGQPKHLLLVDPEGVVRTKDHRFESVSHLISYHMDNRLPIISAGSEVCLQQPVDRRA, from the exons GATATGAACCGGCTGGGCGGGGCCTCGCGGAGGGCCCGCGTGGAAGGGGGCCAGCTCGGCGGAGATGAGTGGACACGGCACGGCTCCTTCGTCAACAAGCCCACCCGAGGTTGGCTGCACTCGGACAATGTGGTCAGCACCAGTGGGGTCTCTTACACTGTCAGG TATATGGGCTGTGTGGAGGTGCTGCAGTCAATGAGAGCACTGGACTTCAACACGAGAACTCAGGTTACCAG GGAGGCAATATCAGTGGTGTGTGAGGCAGTACCAGGTGCCAAAGGAGCTCAACGAAGGAGAAAG CCCTCCTCTCGTTGTCTCTCCTCCATCTTAGGGAAGAGTAATCTCCAGTTTGCTGGAATGACAATCAGCCTCACCGTGTCGACCAGCAGTCTGAACCTACTGGCAGCTGACTGCAAACAG ATTATCGCCAACCATCACATGCAGTCCATCTCTTTTGCATCAGGAGGAGATCCA GACACAGCAGAGTATGTCGCCTATGTCGCCAAAGACCCCGTCAATCAAAGAG CGTGTCATATCCTGGAATGCTCAGAGGGCTTGGCTCAGGAGGTCATCAGCACCATCGGTCAGGCTTTTGAACTGCGCTTTAAACAGTACCTGAAGAATCCCCCCAAACTGGTTACCCCTCATGATCG GATGGCTCCTTTCGATGGGTCAGCCtgggaggaagaggaagaggaccTGGCTCCACCCCCTGACGTTCCGTATTACAATAACTTCCCGGGTAAACAGCCTCCCCCTGGAGGCTTGGTTGACATGAGAACCCGTCCTGGACACAGTACAGGAGCCACGCTG CCCTATGGACAGCCCAGCCAGAACGATATTCACAAGCAGCCTCTACCTCCTCTACCAG TGGGTGTTAAGGAGGGAGGCTTGTTTGATGACCCCTCATACGTCAATGTGGATAAACCCCGCACCCCAGCGGCGGCCGCTGCAGCAGCCAATGGAAATGCTCACAGAGATGCGTTTGACATGA ATCTCTGTCTTTTAGAGCCATTTGATGCTGCTTTAGGTGTGTCGGGAGCAGTGGCGCCCCCTATGGCAGAGCAGCTACAGAACGAGCCCTGGTTCCATGGACCTCTAAGCCGCAGACAGGCCGAAAGACTCCTGACCAAGGATGGAGACTTCCTGGTGCGGGAGTCAGGCACCACACCAGGCCAGTACGTCCTCACTGGACAGCAGGGCGGCCAACCCAAACATCTGCTTCTGGTGGATCCAGAGGGAGTG GTACGCACCAAAGACCACCGTTTCGAGAGTGTCAGTCACTTGATTAGCTATCACATGGACAACCGGCTGCCAATCATCTCGGCAGGAAGCGAGGTGTGTCTGCAGCAGCCAGTTGATCGCCGAGCTTGA
- the shc1 gene encoding SHC-transforming protein 1 isoform X4 produces the protein MNRLGGASRRARVEGGQLGGDEWTRHGSFVNKPTRGWLHSDNVVSTSGVSYTVRYMGCVEVLQSMRALDFNTRTQVTREAISVVCEAVPGAKGAQRRRKPSSRCLSSILGKSNLQFAGMTISLTVSTSSLNLLAADCKQIIANHHMQSISFASGGDPDTAEYVAYVAKDPVNQRACHILECSEGLAQEVISTIGQAFELRFKQYLKNPPKLVTPHDRMAPFDGSAWEEEEEDLAPPPDVPYYNNFPGKQPPPGGLVDMRTRPGHSTGATLPYGQPSQNDIHKQPLPPLPVGVKEGGLFDDPSYVNVDKPRTPAAAAAAANGNAHRDAFDMNLCLLEPFDAALGVSGAVAPPMAEQLQNEPWFHGPLSRRQAERLLTKDGDFLVRESGTTPGQYVLTGQQGGQPKHLLLVDPEGVVRTKDHRFESVSHLISYHMDNRLPIISAGSEVCLQQPVDRRA, from the exons ATGAACCGGCTGGGCGGGGCCTCGCGGAGGGCCCGCGTGGAAGGGGGCCAGCTCGGCGGAGATGAGTGGACACGGCACGGCTCCTTCGTCAACAAGCCCACCCGAGGTTGGCTGCACTCGGACAATGTGGTCAGCACCAGTGGGGTCTCTTACACTGTCAGG TATATGGGCTGTGTGGAGGTGCTGCAGTCAATGAGAGCACTGGACTTCAACACGAGAACTCAGGTTACCAG GGAGGCAATATCAGTGGTGTGTGAGGCAGTACCAGGTGCCAAAGGAGCTCAACGAAGGAGAAAG CCCTCCTCTCGTTGTCTCTCCTCCATCTTAGGGAAGAGTAATCTCCAGTTTGCTGGAATGACAATCAGCCTCACCGTGTCGACCAGCAGTCTGAACCTACTGGCAGCTGACTGCAAACAG ATTATCGCCAACCATCACATGCAGTCCATCTCTTTTGCATCAGGAGGAGATCCA GACACAGCAGAGTATGTCGCCTATGTCGCCAAAGACCCCGTCAATCAAAGAG CGTGTCATATCCTGGAATGCTCAGAGGGCTTGGCTCAGGAGGTCATCAGCACCATCGGTCAGGCTTTTGAACTGCGCTTTAAACAGTACCTGAAGAATCCCCCCAAACTGGTTACCCCTCATGATCG GATGGCTCCTTTCGATGGGTCAGCCtgggaggaagaggaagaggaccTGGCTCCACCCCCTGACGTTCCGTATTACAATAACTTCCCGGGTAAACAGCCTCCCCCTGGAGGCTTGGTTGACATGAGAACCCGTCCTGGACACAGTACAGGAGCCACGCTG CCCTATGGACAGCCCAGCCAGAACGATATTCACAAGCAGCCTCTACCTCCTCTACCAG TGGGTGTTAAGGAGGGAGGCTTGTTTGATGACCCCTCATACGTCAATGTGGATAAACCCCGCACCCCAGCGGCGGCCGCTGCAGCAGCCAATGGAAATGCTCACAGAGATGCGTTTGACATGA ATCTCTGTCTTTTAGAGCCATTTGATGCTGCTTTAGGTGTGTCGGGAGCAGTGGCGCCCCCTATGGCAGAGCAGCTACAGAACGAGCCCTGGTTCCATGGACCTCTAAGCCGCAGACAGGCCGAAAGACTCCTGACCAAGGATGGAGACTTCCTGGTGCGGGAGTCAGGCACCACACCAGGCCAGTACGTCCTCACTGGACAGCAGGGCGGCCAACCCAAACATCTGCTTCTGGTGGATCCAGAGGGAGTG GTACGCACCAAAGACCACCGTTTCGAGAGTGTCAGTCACTTGATTAGCTATCACATGGACAACCGGCTGCCAATCATCTCGGCAGGAAGCGAGGTGTGTCTGCAGCAGCCAGTTGATCGCCGAGCTTGA